One Nitrospira sp. DNA window includes the following coding sequences:
- a CDS encoding inosine-5'-monophosphate dehydrogenase, protein MLEKEIRVGLTYDDVVLVPAKSQVLPSEVDTSTHLSRNIPLNIPIVSAAMDTVTEARLAIAMAQEGGIGIVHRVLSPTDQAAEIDKVKKSESGMILDPITISPDQTIRDAHELMAKYRISGIPVTKAGKLVGILTNRDLRFETRMDLKVAQVMKRDKLITAPEGTSLEKAREILHEHRIEKLPVVNRHFELKGLITIKDIEKRIKYPNACKDTHGRLRVGAALGVGPETGDRVSLLVKAGVDLVVVDTAHGHSQAVLDTVKMVKKSHPQLEVVAGNIATAQAAKDLAKVGVDAVKVGVGPGSICTTRMVSGAGMPQLTAIADCAKVLSGSGIPVIADGGIKYSGDITKALAAGASAVMLGSLLAGTEEAPGETVLFQARTYKVYRGMGSIGAMERGGGDRYGQAGRPAPKLVPEGIEGRVPYKGPLAPHLYQLVGGVKSGMGYCGCKTIPDLQQKATFIRQTLAGLREGHVHDVIITKEAPNYRTDWE, encoded by the coding sequence ATGTTGGAGAAGGAGATTCGCGTCGGATTGACGTATGACGACGTCGTTCTGGTGCCGGCCAAATCGCAGGTCCTCCCGAGCGAGGTCGATACCAGCACTCACCTGTCTCGGAACATCCCTCTCAATATTCCCATCGTCAGCGCCGCCATGGATACCGTCACGGAAGCGCGATTGGCGATCGCCATGGCGCAAGAAGGCGGTATCGGCATCGTCCATCGAGTGCTTTCTCCGACCGACCAAGCAGCTGAAATCGACAAGGTGAAAAAATCCGAGAGCGGGATGATTCTCGACCCTATCACGATCTCGCCGGACCAGACCATCCGCGACGCGCACGAGTTGATGGCTAAGTACCGGATTTCCGGAATTCCGGTCACCAAGGCTGGAAAACTGGTCGGCATCCTGACGAATCGCGATTTGCGGTTCGAGACCAGAATGGACCTGAAGGTCGCGCAAGTGATGAAACGGGACAAGCTCATCACCGCGCCGGAAGGGACCAGCTTGGAGAAGGCGCGGGAGATTCTGCACGAGCACCGGATCGAAAAGCTGCCGGTGGTGAACAGGCATTTCGAACTCAAAGGGCTGATCACGATCAAGGACATCGAGAAGCGGATCAAGTATCCCAACGCCTGCAAAGACACCCATGGCCGCCTGCGGGTCGGTGCGGCCTTAGGAGTCGGCCCTGAAACCGGCGACCGGGTTTCTTTGCTCGTCAAGGCCGGGGTGGATCTGGTCGTCGTGGATACGGCACATGGGCATTCGCAGGCCGTCCTGGATACGGTGAAGATGGTGAAGAAATCCCACCCTCAGTTGGAGGTCGTGGCAGGCAACATCGCGACGGCACAGGCGGCCAAGGATCTGGCGAAGGTCGGGGTGGACGCCGTTAAGGTGGGTGTGGGACCAGGGTCGATTTGCACGACCAGGATGGTGTCCGGCGCCGGCATGCCCCAGTTGACGGCCATTGCGGATTGCGCCAAGGTCTTGTCCGGGTCCGGGATCCCGGTGATCGCAGACGGCGGCATCAAATATTCCGGCGACATCACGAAAGCCTTGGCGGCCGGTGCGTCGGCGGTCATGCTGGGCAGTCTGCTGGCCGGGACCGAAGAAGCTCCGGGCGAAACCGTGCTCTTCCAGGCCAGGACCTACAAGGTCTATCGCGGGATGGGATCGATCGGGGCGATGGAGCGGGGCGGCGGGGATCGGTATGGCCAGGCCGGGCGTCCCGCTCCGAAGCTGGTGCCGGAAGGAATCGAAGGCCGGGTGCCGTACAAGGGGCCGTTGGCGCCGCATCTCTATCAGCTGGTGGGTGGGGTGAAATCCGGCATGGGCTATTGTGGTTGTAAGACCATTCCCGATTTGCAGCAGAAAGCCACATTCATCCGTCAGACCTTGGCCGGTCTCCGGGAAGGACACGTCCACGACGTCATCATCACCAAAGAAGCCCCCAATTACCGGACGGATTGGGAGTGA
- a CDS encoding GMP synthase [glutamine-hydrolyzing] produces the protein MELWHDRIIVLDFGSQYTQLIARRIREAQVYSQILPCTASLATVLAYRPKGILLSGGPSSVYDKKAPSVSKQLFEQGIPILGICYGMQLVTHLEGGEVAKAPHREFGRAELTLDDRSDLFKGIGAGGSTVVWMSHGDRIERMPPGFRSIAHTDNSPIAAMKRHDGKQRIYCLQFHPEVAHTTEGAMILKNFVYDICGCKPTWTMRSYVETAVEQIKQQVGTDRVICALSGGVDSSVAAMLTHRAIGDQLTCLFVDNGVLRAGERDQVQKTFAEHEKLNLRVLDGSQQFLSALKNVTDPERKRKIIGRLFIKHFEAEAKKLKGIKYLVQGTLYPDVIESVSFKGPSATIKTHHNVGGLPTKMKLKLVEPLRELFKDEVRVLGHELGLPDDIVWRQPFPGPGLAIRVLGAVTKDRLAILRAAETIVDQEIRGAGLYREIWQAFAVLLPIRTVGVMGDQRTYEYVIAIRAVTSLDGMTADWAKIPNDVLGKMSNRIINEVKGVNRVVYDISSKPPSTIEWE, from the coding sequence ATGGAACTCTGGCACGATAGAATCATCGTCCTCGACTTCGGTTCCCAGTATACGCAGTTGATCGCGCGGCGTATTCGCGAAGCGCAGGTCTACTCGCAGATTCTGCCCTGTACGGCGTCACTCGCCACGGTGTTGGCCTATCGGCCGAAAGGCATCTTGTTGTCCGGCGGCCCCTCGAGCGTCTACGACAAGAAAGCGCCGTCGGTTTCCAAGCAACTCTTTGAGCAGGGCATTCCCATTCTCGGCATCTGTTACGGCATGCAACTGGTGACACATCTTGAAGGCGGCGAGGTGGCGAAAGCGCCGCACCGTGAATTCGGCCGGGCAGAGCTGACGCTCGATGACCGCTCGGACCTCTTCAAGGGCATCGGCGCCGGCGGGTCCACGGTCGTGTGGATGTCGCATGGGGATCGTATCGAGCGCATGCCGCCGGGCTTCCGTTCCATCGCCCACACGGACAATTCTCCGATCGCGGCGATGAAGCGGCACGACGGGAAGCAGCGCATCTACTGTCTGCAGTTCCATCCCGAAGTGGCGCACACCACCGAAGGCGCCATGATCCTGAAGAATTTCGTCTACGACATTTGCGGTTGCAAGCCGACCTGGACCATGCGGTCCTATGTCGAGACGGCGGTGGAGCAGATCAAACAGCAAGTCGGGACGGATCGAGTGATCTGCGCCTTGAGCGGCGGGGTGGACTCGTCGGTGGCGGCGATGCTGACCCATCGTGCGATCGGGGATCAGTTGACCTGCCTGTTTGTCGATAACGGGGTGTTGCGGGCCGGCGAACGCGATCAGGTGCAAAAGACCTTTGCGGAGCATGAAAAGCTGAACCTCCGTGTGCTGGATGGTTCGCAGCAGTTTCTCTCTGCGCTCAAGAACGTGACCGACCCGGAACGAAAACGGAAAATCATCGGCCGCCTATTCATCAAACATTTCGAGGCCGAAGCCAAGAAGCTCAAGGGGATCAAGTACCTCGTGCAGGGCACGCTCTATCCCGATGTCATCGAAAGCGTCAGTTTCAAGGGCCCGTCTGCCACGATCAAGACGCACCACAATGTCGGGGGGCTGCCGACGAAGATGAAGCTGAAGCTCGTCGAGCCCCTGCGGGAACTGTTCAAAGACGAAGTGCGGGTCTTGGGGCATGAACTCGGACTGCCGGACGACATCGTCTGGCGACAACCGTTCCCTGGGCCGGGGTTGGCGATCCGGGTGCTCGGCGCGGTCACGAAGGATCGCCTGGCCATCCTGCGGGCGGCAGAAACCATCGTCGATCAAGAGATCCGCGGGGCCGGCCTCTACAGGGAGATTTGGCAGGCCTTCGCCGTGTTGTTGCCGATCCGTACGGTCGGGGTCATGGGCGACCAGCGGACGTACGAGTATGTGATTGCGATTCGTGCGGTCACGAGTCTCGACGGCATGACCGCCGATTGGGCCAAGATTCCGAACGACGTGTTGGGTAAAATGTCGAACCGGATCATCAATGAAGTGAAGGGCGTCAATCGCGTCGTCTACGATATCAGCTCGAAACCGCCGAGCACGATTGAATGGGAGTAG
- a CDS encoding LSU rRNA pseudouridine(2605) synthase → MDVRLQKLIAGTGIASRRKAEELITSGRVTINGSVVTELGTKVDPDRDHVKVDGKHLRAAQPYVYLVLNKPKHVMSTLDDPEGRPTVKDFLHGVTVRVFPVGRLDFDSEGLMLLTNHGDLAQALLHPRYHVPKTYLIKVKGVLDDAKIEALERGVKLEDGFTAPAKVVKVSKAESNSWLEMTIHEGRKHQVKRMIEAVGHSVIKLTRVRMGPLLLGDLASGEYRFLSDREANRLRELVEDRVARSERPELDAAGKPAHWKPPTAPAPPRQPKPERSGRGPKPQRSERGARPQRSGSGLKSQRPERGGASRRTGPGAKPQRSRRGSPPAARQGQRGPGGRSRQSTRRRA, encoded by the coding sequence ATGGATGTCAGACTGCAAAAACTCATCGCCGGGACCGGGATCGCCTCGCGGCGCAAGGCTGAAGAGCTGATTACGTCCGGACGCGTGACGATCAACGGCTCGGTCGTCACGGAGCTTGGGACCAAGGTGGATCCGGACCGCGATCACGTGAAGGTCGACGGCAAGCATCTGCGGGCCGCGCAACCCTACGTCTATCTCGTCCTCAACAAGCCGAAACACGTGATGTCCACCCTCGACGACCCCGAAGGTCGTCCGACCGTGAAGGACTTCCTGCATGGGGTGACGGTGCGGGTGTTTCCCGTCGGGCGGTTGGACTTCGACAGTGAAGGCCTCATGTTGTTGACCAACCATGGGGACTTGGCGCAGGCCCTGCTCCATCCGCGTTATCACGTTCCGAAAACCTACTTGATCAAGGTCAAGGGCGTGCTCGACGATGCCAAGATCGAGGCCCTCGAACGAGGCGTCAAACTTGAGGATGGATTCACGGCTCCGGCCAAGGTGGTCAAGGTCAGCAAGGCGGAAAGCAATTCCTGGCTGGAAATGACCATTCATGAGGGACGGAAACATCAAGTCAAGCGCATGATCGAGGCAGTCGGCCATTCGGTCATCAAGCTCACACGTGTACGCATGGGCCCGTTGCTCCTGGGTGATCTGGCATCTGGGGAATATCGATTTTTATCTGATCGGGAAGCGAATCGGTTGCGCGAGCTGGTGGAGGATCGCGTGGCCCGAAGCGAACGACCGGAATTGGATGCAGCGGGGAAACCTGCTCACTGGAAGCCGCCGACGGCACCGGCTCCGCCGCGCCAGCCCAAACCTGAACGTTCAGGGCGTGGTCCGAAACCCCAGCGTTCCGAGCGCGGGGCGCGGCCTCAGCGTTCTGGGTCCGGCTTGAAGTCTCAACGGCCTGAGCGTGGGGGCGCGTCTCGACGGACCGGCCCTGGAGCGAAACCTCAACGCAGCAGGCGTGGCTCACCACCGGCTGCGCGTCAGGGGCAGCGGGGTCCCGGCGGACGATCGCGGCAGTCAACGCGGAGAAGAGCATGA
- a CDS encoding Aspartyl-tRNA synthetase, with translation MKIRTHRCGELTKAHVGRQVVLNGWVQRRRDHGTVLFIDLRDRTGLTQVVFNAERNAAVHQVAHTLRSESVVSVSGQVMARPEESRNPSLPTGEIEIFVDAVEILNEAKTPPFVIEDDNEITEALRLKYRYLDLRRPKMQRLLQLRHGIMQAVRAFLNGEHFLEVETPVLTKSTPEGARDYLVPSRVNPGLFFALPQSPQLFKQVLMVSGVDRYYQIARCFRDEDLRNDRQPEFTQVDLEMSFVDREQVLSLMERMIVSVFKEAGGVQLPVPFPRMTYAEAMGRYGSDKPDLRFDMPLHDVTAFAAKSEFKVFKEAATKGGLVKALIVSGGGSIARSRIDALGETAKSFGAKGLAWLKVTADGQLESVIAKFLDAQAFAAALPEAKPGDLVLFGADKPAIVHDVLGRIRLLLGEELNLIDKTAWKPLWVTEFPLLDYSPEEKRYIFMHNPFAAPMDEDLPFLDTEPLKARAKAYDMVLNGSEIGGGSIRNHRSDIQLRILDLLGIGKEQAQAKFGFLLEALEYGAPPHGGIAFGLDRLIMLLGGADSIRDVIAFPKTQRAQCPLTEAPSAVSADQLKELRIKLDLVE, from the coding sequence ATGAAGATCAGGACTCATCGTTGTGGAGAGTTGACCAAGGCGCATGTCGGCCGGCAGGTCGTCTTGAATGGCTGGGTGCAGCGCCGCCGAGATCACGGCACCGTGCTCTTCATCGATCTGCGCGACCGGACCGGGCTGACCCAAGTGGTCTTCAACGCCGAACGCAATGCGGCGGTGCATCAAGTGGCGCACACCCTGCGCAGTGAGTCCGTCGTATCGGTCAGCGGGCAGGTCATGGCGCGTCCGGAGGAGTCGCGGAATCCGAGTTTGCCGACCGGCGAGATCGAGATCTTCGTGGATGCCGTCGAGATCCTCAACGAGGCCAAGACGCCGCCCTTCGTGATCGAAGACGACAACGAGATTACGGAGGCGCTGCGTTTGAAGTACCGCTACCTCGATCTCCGACGTCCGAAGATGCAACGGCTGCTCCAGTTGCGTCACGGCATCATGCAGGCCGTGCGGGCGTTCCTGAACGGCGAGCATTTTCTCGAAGTGGAAACGCCCGTGTTGACCAAGAGCACTCCCGAGGGCGCGCGTGACTATCTGGTGCCGAGCCGGGTCAATCCGGGGCTGTTTTTCGCGCTTCCGCAGTCGCCGCAACTGTTCAAACAGGTGTTGATGGTGAGCGGCGTCGATCGCTACTACCAGATCGCCCGCTGCTTCCGGGACGAAGACCTGCGCAACGACCGGCAGCCTGAGTTCACCCAGGTCGACCTCGAAATGTCGTTCGTCGATCGCGAGCAGGTCTTGTCTTTGATGGAGCGGATGATCGTGTCTGTGTTCAAAGAGGCCGGGGGGGTGCAGCTGCCCGTACCCTTTCCGCGCATGACCTATGCCGAGGCCATGGGGCGTTATGGGTCCGATAAGCCGGACCTGCGGTTCGACATGCCCTTGCACGATGTCACGGCCTTCGCGGCGAAGAGCGAATTCAAGGTCTTCAAGGAGGCTGCGACCAAAGGCGGACTCGTCAAGGCCTTGATCGTGTCCGGCGGAGGCTCCATCGCGCGGAGCCGCATCGACGCGCTCGGTGAGACGGCGAAAAGCTTCGGCGCCAAGGGGCTGGCCTGGTTGAAGGTCACTGCGGACGGGCAGTTGGAATCCGTGATCGCCAAGTTTCTCGATGCCCAGGCCTTCGCGGCGGCCTTGCCGGAGGCGAAGCCCGGTGACCTCGTGCTGTTCGGGGCGGACAAGCCGGCGATCGTGCACGACGTCTTGGGACGGATCCGTCTGCTGCTCGGCGAGGAGTTGAATCTGATCGACAAGACAGCCTGGAAGCCGCTCTGGGTGACGGAGTTCCCATTGTTGGACTATTCACCGGAAGAAAAACGCTATATCTTCATGCACAATCCCTTCGCGGCACCGATGGATGAGGACCTGCCGTTTCTCGATACGGAACCGTTGAAGGCGCGGGCCAAGGCCTACGACATGGTGCTCAACGGAAGTGAGATCGGCGGCGGCAGCATCCGGAACCATCGCAGCGATATCCAGTTACGCATCCTCGACCTGCTGGGAATCGGCAAGGAACAGGCCCAGGCCAAATTCGGGTTCCTGCTGGAGGCTCTGGAATATGGCGCACCGCCCCATGGCGGAATCGCCTTCGGCCTCGATCGGTTGATCATGCTCCTCGGCGGCGCCGACTCGATCCGCGACGTGATTGCGTTCCCGAAGACCCAGCGCGCGCAATGTCCGCTCACCGAAGCGCCCTCTGCCGTGAGTGCCGACCAGTTGAAGGAATTGCGGATCAAGCTGGACCTTGTCGAGTAG
- a CDS encoding Chorismate synthase, which translates to MAGNTFGRVFTVTSFGESHGPAIGCVVDGCPPGLVLSPADIQHDLDRRKPGTSRHVTQRQESDTVEILSGLFEGKTTGTPIALLIRNEDARSRDYGNLVETFRPGHADYTYWQKYGIRDHRGGGRASARETAVRVAAAAIARKWLREQYGVLIRGYLSQLGPIEVPFQSWDAVGANPFFSANADMVGTLESFMDELRKAGDSVGARITTVAEHVPVGWGAPVYAKLDADLAAAMMGINAVKAVEIGSGFGSVTQRGSEHGDELTPEGFVTNHAGGILGGISSGQDIVVTIGIKPTSSIRIARRSIDKQGNPTTVETNGRHDPCVGIRATPIAEAMMALVLMDHALLHRAQNADVATKTPKIAGSLTRASSSRKKKPASTIDPDPAEA; encoded by the coding sequence ATGGCCGGCAATACGTTTGGCCGAGTCTTCACCGTCACCTCCTTCGGCGAAAGCCACGGGCCGGCGATCGGCTGCGTGGTGGACGGCTGTCCCCCCGGTCTCGTCCTTTCTCCAGCAGACATTCAGCATGATCTCGACCGGCGTAAGCCGGGCACGTCTCGCCACGTCACGCAACGGCAAGAATCCGATACCGTCGAAATCCTTTCCGGCCTGTTCGAGGGCAAGACCACCGGGACGCCGATCGCGCTCTTGATTCGCAACGAGGATGCCCGGAGCCGCGATTACGGGAATCTGGTCGAGACGTTCCGCCCCGGCCACGCAGACTACACCTATTGGCAGAAGTACGGCATTCGCGACCATCGCGGCGGCGGGCGCGCGTCTGCGCGAGAGACCGCCGTTCGGGTGGCCGCGGCGGCCATTGCCAGGAAGTGGCTGCGCGAGCAGTACGGCGTCTTGATCCGTGGGTATCTCAGCCAGCTCGGCCCGATCGAGGTGCCGTTTCAAAGTTGGGACGCGGTCGGTGCGAATCCATTCTTCTCTGCCAATGCCGACATGGTTGGAACACTCGAATCATTCATGGACGAGTTGCGGAAGGCCGGTGATTCGGTCGGTGCCAGGATCACCACCGTGGCCGAGCATGTGCCGGTCGGCTGGGGCGCTCCCGTCTATGCCAAGCTGGATGCCGATCTGGCTGCGGCCATGATGGGCATCAATGCCGTCAAGGCCGTTGAGATCGGATCGGGGTTCGGTTCCGTGACCCAACGGGGGTCGGAGCACGGCGACGAACTGACGCCGGAGGGCTTTGTGACCAACCATGCCGGCGGCATTCTCGGTGGCATTTCATCGGGGCAGGACATCGTCGTCACCATCGGCATCAAGCCGACCTCCAGCATTCGCATCGCTCGTCGCTCGATCGACAAGCAGGGCAATCCGACGACGGTTGAAACCAACGGACGCCACGACCCCTGCGTCGGGATCCGTGCCACGCCGATCGCCGAAGCCATGATGGCGCTCGTGCTCATGGACCATGCCTTGCTGCATCGCGCGCAGAATGCCGACGTGGCGACCAAGACCCCGAAGATAGCCGGTTCGCTCACACGAGCGTCCTCGTCGCGGAAAAAGAAACCTGCCTCAACGATCGACCCCGATCCGGCTGAAGCCTAA
- a CDS encoding ABC transporter, ATP-binding protein: MTIIEIQHATVYRGEREVFSDLSLSLAAGVHSVILGPNGAGKSTLLKLITMEIHPVAHDHSRLRLFGEEQWNVWELRRHLGVVSHDLQHHYLDQAQGANVILSGYYASVDTYGHQVFDEGQRMRAAKIMEDLGIGHLRDRRFGDMSTGEQRRFLLGRALVHDPEVLVFDEPTSGLDLQAGFHYLALLRHLMAQGKTIILVTHHVHEIPPEISRVILLKQGRIVGDGSKEQLLTSASLTALFDMQLQVVQANGWYQVLPDR; the protein is encoded by the coding sequence GTGACGATCATCGAGATTCAGCATGCCACGGTCTATCGCGGTGAACGAGAGGTTTTTTCCGACCTGTCGCTGAGTCTGGCGGCCGGTGTCCACAGCGTGATTCTCGGACCGAACGGCGCCGGTAAATCGACCCTCCTGAAGCTCATCACCATGGAAATCCATCCTGTGGCCCACGACCACAGCCGGCTCCGCCTGTTCGGAGAAGAGCAGTGGAATGTGTGGGAGCTGCGACGGCATTTGGGCGTCGTGTCGCACGACTTGCAGCACCACTATTTGGATCAGGCGCAGGGTGCCAATGTGATCCTCTCCGGCTACTATGCCAGCGTGGATACCTATGGGCATCAGGTGTTCGACGAGGGGCAACGGATGCGGGCGGCGAAGATCATGGAGGATCTCGGTATCGGCCACCTGCGGGATCGCCGTTTCGGCGACATGTCCACCGGCGAGCAGCGGCGGTTTCTTCTCGGGCGGGCCCTGGTTCACGACCCTGAGGTGCTGGTGTTCGACGAGCCGACCAGCGGGCTCGACCTCCAGGCCGGTTTCCACTACCTGGCCCTGCTGCGGCACCTGATGGCTCAGGGGAAAACCATCATCCTGGTGACGCACCACGTCCACGAGATCCCGCCGGAAATCTCCCGGGTGATTCTGCTCAAGCAGGGACGGATCGTGGGGGACGGCAGCAAGGAACAGCTGCTTACCTCCGCGAGCTTGACCGCGCTCTTCGACATGCAGCTGCAGGTGGTTCAGGCCAATGGATGGTACCAGGTTCTTCCCGATCGATAG
- a CDS encoding HtrA protease/chaperone protein, protein MWLVSPRCSHQIVRCVLFMTACVGLAAGLWSTDAAALDAAALDRAKRATIGVLEDTQDQRTPDKPGKILIRGTGFHLRDGYLVTARHAVEKHETQGPVIPKQIRIMTTDFNELSAELVGESAYADVVLYRVLEKQRPVLAAATPFATGDVKSGDEVFTIGYPLGWGPTMAFGHLGNTNTFLQTVDTRLLQADLSVCSGNSGGGMFNAAGEVVGVMHAIIQTEKDPQESHCSRLAFAVPAPLAQRMVTAALTGQPLAFSRLGIQMTTVKDGTKWRVAVKGVSDPAKSAGLEKTDVLVAIDDMEITDAAQLKNYLIERTTPGQQVQVRVRRGDGELTFVVVLAGG, encoded by the coding sequence ATGTGGCTCGTATCGCCTCGCTGTTCACATCAGATCGTTCGTTGTGTCCTGTTCATGACGGCCTGCGTGGGTCTTGCCGCCGGCCTCTGGTCAACTGACGCCGCCGCCCTCGACGCAGCCGCATTGGATCGCGCCAAGCGGGCCACCATCGGCGTGTTGGAAGATACGCAGGACCAGCGAACACCGGATAAGCCCGGCAAGATCCTCATCCGTGGAACTGGTTTCCATCTGCGCGACGGCTACCTCGTCACGGCACGGCACGCGGTAGAAAAACACGAGACGCAAGGTCCCGTCATCCCGAAGCAGATTCGTATCATGACCACGGATTTCAATGAGCTGTCGGCGGAATTGGTCGGCGAGAGCGCCTACGCCGATGTGGTGTTGTACCGCGTGCTCGAAAAACAGCGACCGGTGCTGGCCGCCGCCACGCCTTTCGCAACCGGCGACGTAAAATCCGGCGACGAGGTCTTCACCATCGGCTATCCGCTGGGCTGGGGTCCGACCATGGCCTTCGGACATCTCGGCAACACGAATACCTTCCTCCAAACCGTGGACACCCGTCTCCTGCAGGCGGATCTGTCGGTCTGCAGCGGCAACTCCGGCGGCGGCATGTTCAACGCGGCCGGTGAGGTCGTCGGGGTCATGCACGCCATCATTCAGACGGAAAAGGACCCCCAGGAAAGCCATTGCAGCCGCCTGGCCTTCGCCGTACCGGCGCCGCTGGCGCAGCGCATGGTGACGGCCGCGCTCACCGGGCAACCCTTGGCCTTTTCCCGCTTGGGCATTCAGATGACGACGGTCAAGGACGGTACCAAGTGGCGGGTGGCGGTCAAGGGGGTCTCGGACCCGGCCAAATCAGCCGGCTTGGAAAAAACCGATGTCCTGGTCGCCATCGACGATATGGAGATCACCGACGCGGCGCAATTGAAGAACTATTTGATCGAGCGGACGACGCCGGGACAACAGGTGCAGGTCCGTGTCCGGCGCGGCGATGGAGAATTGACCTTCGTGGTGGTGCTGGCGGGAGGGTGA